A window of the Pseudomonadota bacterium genome harbors these coding sequences:
- a CDS encoding histidine--tRNA ligase → MPPDSFGWRAVENKFRNLLEGYGFAELRLAFLEPTELFARSIGGDTDIVEKEMYTFLDRSDRSLTLRPEGTASVVRAFNQYSLDKINEINKLYYVGPMFRYERPQKGRYRQFHQLGAEVFGEASYYQDAETLIMLAQFFHAVSVEGTVLHLNSLGCEDCRPAYRDTLRSYLVADQEKLCPDCRRRLAENPLRALDCKNSQCREVALGAPLISETLCPDCNAHFSGLCQLLDGVGLKYQINPYLVRGLDYYTRTTFEFLAGDLGAQNAVAAGGRYDRLVEELGGRSTPAFGFAIGFERLMMLIDSRSLPLPSSFAALIPIGAEALRELFPIHVDLNREAAMTTLFFQPKSLKSQMKKADKDGVRYTVIVGSDELREREALCRNMQTREQFKLPLDRLGEALRELYHEH, encoded by the coding sequence CTGCCGCCGGACAGCTTTGGCTGGCGGGCCGTGGAGAATAAGTTTCGGAATCTGTTGGAGGGGTACGGATTTGCCGAGTTGCGCCTGGCCTTTCTTGAACCGACGGAACTTTTTGCCCGCAGTATCGGCGGCGACACGGATATCGTTGAAAAAGAGATGTATACTTTTCTTGATCGCTCGGATCGTTCCTTGACTCTAAGACCAGAAGGTACGGCTTCGGTGGTTCGTGCATTCAATCAGTATTCTCTTGATAAGATCAATGAAATCAATAAATTGTACTACGTAGGTCCGATGTTTCGATATGAGAGACCGCAAAAGGGACGCTATCGTCAATTTCATCAGCTGGGGGCCGAGGTTTTTGGCGAAGCAAGTTATTACCAGGATGCCGAAACCCTGATCATGCTGGCACAGTTCTTTCATGCAGTTTCGGTTGAAGGAACGGTGCTCCATCTTAACAGTTTAGGCTGCGAAGATTGCCGTCCGGCATATCGGGATACGCTACGGTCCTATCTGGTCGCAGACCAGGAGAAACTTTGTCCTGACTGTCGGCGGCGGCTGGCGGAGAATCCGTTGCGGGCTTTGGATTGCAAAAATTCGCAATGTCGCGAAGTGGCGCTCGGGGCTCCCTTGATCAGCGAAACTCTCTGCCCGGATTGTAACGCGCATTTCAGTGGTCTTTGTCAGCTGCTTGATGGGGTTGGTCTCAAATATCAGATAAATCCTTATCTGGTGCGCGGTCTGGATTATTATACGCGGACAACCTTTGAGTTTCTGGCCGGCGATCTCGGAGCCCAGAATGCGGTGGCTGCCGGCGGTCGCTACGACCGCCTGGTCGAAGAGCTTGGCGGGCGGTCGACTCCGGCTTTTGGTTTCGCGATCGGTTTCGAGCGTCTGATGATGCTGATTGACAGCCGTAGCCTTCCTTTGCCGTCATCGTTTGCCGCCCTGATTCCTATTGGTGCGGAGGCCCTTCGGGAACTTTTTCCGATCCATGTTGATCTTAATCGTGAAGCGGCAATGACAACTCTGTTTTTTCAGCCGAAAAGTCTCAAGAGTCAGATGAAAAAGGCCGATAAAGATGGTGTCAGATATACGGTCATCGTCGGTTCCGATGAGCTGAGAGAGAGAGAGGCTTTGTGCCGGAATATGCAGACCAGGGAACAGTTTAAACTGCCTCTTGATCGATTGGGGGAGGCTCTGCGGGAGCTTTACCATGAGCATTGA
- a CDS encoding acyl-CoA synthetase, producing MLDKKILNANSIAIVGASKTITKRGYQAIRILLEEKYEGRIYGVNPKLESVLGVPCYASVSAIPDPVDLVLVTTPAKTLPGIIEDCGRKGVAGVVIIAGGFGELGVQGKEFEAEIVSSAREHNLRLIGPNTSGMINMHKNLNLVGLRDAPKGNIALISQSGNMALTMITEARIKSRAGFSYYVGVGNESDINFHEYLEFFENDANTKAILMYVEGLRNGRKFLQQAYQTTRKKPIILLKSGRSITGKRSAGSHTGALAGMSEVSRTAFKRAGIIVVEKSDELLPCTEALANLPPIKNNQVAILADGGGHATIGADELSDLQVNLPEISPRTKEKLQAILPAAASLLNPVDVAGGADDNPEILAQCARILLHDPNIGGLLVVGLFGGYSIRFSESLAFAEEDAAHQFGKLVKETGKPIVMHSLYCFAKPHSLDLLRYYGIPVFDSLELACKATGVLAEYGGYLRGYKAKAKFVFNLGAKAKPRGRDIMHRARAEGRTALLEHEAKELISLHGGMVCQDCLAQSPEQAVTLAAAFPEKVVMKIVSPDILHKSEAGGVRLNLQKPEEIRNAYREIIGKAREFNPEAEIKGILVAPMANEGLEIIVGTKIDDQFGPVIMFGIGGIMVEVLKDVVFRVLPISPYSAKSMIDEIKSVKLLDGFRGQPQIDRKAIKRLLLTVSEIIGSYPEIQEMDLNPVIAYEQGVNVVDARIILKSI from the coding sequence ATGCTTGATAAAAAAATCCTTAATGCCAACTCGATCGCGATTGTCGGAGCTTCCAAGACCATTACCAAACGCGGCTACCAGGCCATCCGCATTCTTCTTGAAGAAAAATACGAAGGCCGGATTTACGGGGTCAATCCCAAATTAGAAAGTGTCCTTGGAGTGCCCTGCTATGCCTCTGTTTCCGCGATTCCGGATCCGGTCGATCTGGTGCTGGTCACCACTCCGGCTAAAACCCTGCCGGGAATCATTGAGGACTGCGGCCGCAAAGGCGTGGCCGGCGTGGTAATTATCGCCGGGGGCTTTGGCGAACTCGGCGTTCAGGGCAAAGAGTTTGAAGCCGAAATCGTAAGCAGCGCCCGTGAACATAACCTTCGCCTGATCGGCCCCAACACCTCGGGCATGATCAATATGCATAAAAACCTGAATCTGGTTGGTCTGCGGGATGCCCCGAAAGGGAATATCGCCCTGATCTCGCAAAGCGGCAACATGGCCCTGACCATGATCACCGAAGCCAGAATTAAAAGTCGGGCCGGATTTTCCTATTATGTCGGAGTCGGCAATGAATCCGACATTAATTTCCATGAATATCTTGAATTTTTTGAAAATGATGCAAACACGAAGGCGATCCTGATGTATGTTGAAGGCCTGCGCAACGGCCGCAAGTTTCTTCAGCAGGCCTATCAGACCACTCGCAAGAAACCGATCATCCTTCTGAAAAGCGGACGTTCGATCACCGGTAAACGATCAGCCGGATCCCACACCGGAGCTCTGGCCGGCATGTCCGAGGTCTCCCGCACGGCTTTTAAGAGAGCGGGAATAATCGTGGTTGAGAAATCGGATGAGCTTCTGCCCTGTACCGAAGCCCTGGCCAACCTGCCGCCCATCAAAAACAACCAGGTCGCGATTCTGGCCGACGGCGGCGGCCACGCCACGATCGGAGCCGACGAACTCAGCGATTTACAAGTCAACCTTCCCGAAATCAGCCCCAGAACCAAAGAGAAACTCCAGGCGATTTTACCGGCGGCGGCCTCACTTCTCAATCCTGTCGACGTTGCCGGCGGCGCCGACGACAATCCGGAGATTTTGGCTCAATGCGCTCGCATTCTGCTGCATGATCCCAATATCGGTGGCCTTCTGGTCGTTGGCCTGTTCGGAGGCTACAGCATCCGCTTTTCCGAAAGCCTGGCTTTTGCCGAAGAGGACGCCGCCCATCAGTTCGGCAAGCTGGTCAAGGAAACCGGCAAACCCATCGTCATGCACTCACTTTACTGCTTCGCCAAACCCCATTCCCTCGATCTTCTCCGTTATTACGGCATTCCGGTTTTTGATTCCCTGGAACTCGCCTGCAAGGCAACCGGGGTTCTGGCTGAATATGGAGGATACCTTCGGGGCTACAAAGCCAAGGCTAAATTCGTCTTCAACCTGGGGGCCAAGGCTAAACCCAGAGGTCGGGATATCATGCATAGGGCCCGGGCCGAGGGCCGCACCGCTCTGCTCGAACATGAAGCCAAGGAACTCATCAGTCTGCATGGCGGCATGGTCTGCCAGGATTGTCTGGCTCAGTCTCCGGAACAGGCCGTGACCCTGGCGGCCGCTTTTCCTGAAAAGGTCGTAATGAAAATTGTTTCACCCGATATTCTACATAAAAGCGAGGCCGGCGGAGTGCGCCTCAATCTGCAAAAGCCCGAGGAGATTCGCAACGCCTACAGGGAAATCATCGGCAAGGCCCGGGAATTCAACCCGGAAGCCGAGATTAAAGGGATTCTGGTCGCACCGATGGCCAACGAAGGATTGGAGATTATCGTCGGCACCAAAATTGACGACCAGTTCGGACCGGTGATCATGTTCGGCATCGGAGGCATCATGGTGGAAGTTTTAAAAGACGTGGTCTTTCGCGTCTTACCGATTTCCCCATATTCCGCCAAGAGCATGATTGACGAAATAAAATCGGTCAAGCTGCTGGATGGTTTTCGCGGCCAACCCCAAATTGACCGCAAAGCCATCAAACGACTGCTGCTTACCGTCTCGGAAATCATCGGCTCATATCCGGAGATTCAGGAAATGGATCTCAACCCGGTAATCGCCTATGAACAGGGGGTAAATGTGGTCGATGCCAGAATAATTCTGAAAAGCATTTAA